The Streptomyces luteogriseus genome includes a window with the following:
- a CDS encoding pentapeptide repeat-containing protein yields the protein MLNCMRDHHVGLTELRGDCERCFGLCCVALPFAASADFAVDKAAGTPCRNLREDHRCGIHARLRQKGFTGCTVYDCFGAGQQVSQITFGGRDWRTGPPEQARRMFDVFPVMRQLHELLWYLTEALALPAARPVHAELRKALAKTEELTAGTPEELAGLDVAAHRQEVNVLLLRTSELARAGTRGRRKDRRGADLVGARLKGADLRGASLRGACLIAADLTGADLRGADLIGADLRDTDLTDADLTGAFFLTQPQVNAARGSAGTRLPGSVTRPGHWTAQV from the coding sequence ATGCTGAACTGCATGCGAGATCATCACGTCGGGCTGACGGAACTGCGCGGCGACTGCGAACGGTGTTTCGGACTGTGCTGCGTCGCCCTGCCCTTCGCCGCCTCGGCCGACTTCGCGGTCGACAAGGCCGCCGGCACGCCCTGCCGCAACCTCCGGGAGGACCACCGCTGCGGCATCCACGCCAGGCTCCGGCAGAAGGGATTCACCGGCTGCACGGTGTACGACTGCTTCGGTGCCGGGCAGCAGGTCTCGCAGATCACCTTCGGTGGGCGGGACTGGCGGACCGGGCCGCCGGAGCAGGCCCGCCGGATGTTCGACGTGTTCCCGGTGATGCGGCAGCTGCACGAGCTGCTGTGGTACCTGACCGAGGCGCTCGCCCTGCCTGCGGCCCGTCCCGTCCACGCCGAGCTGCGCAAGGCGCTGGCCAAGACCGAGGAGCTCACCGCCGGAACCCCCGAGGAGCTCGCCGGACTGGACGTGGCTGCGCACCGCCAGGAGGTCAACGTCCTGCTGCTGAGGACGAGCGAGCTGGCCAGGGCCGGCACCAGGGGCCGCAGGAAGGACCGCCGGGGCGCGGACCTCGTCGGCGCCCGCCTCAAGGGCGCCGACCTGCGCGGTGCCAGTCTTCGCGGTGCCTGTCTCATCGCCGCCGACCTCACCGGCGCGGACCTGCGGGGCGCCGACCTGATCGGCGCGGACCTGCGCGACACGGACCTCACGGACGCCGACCTGACCGGGGCGTTCTTCCTCACCCAGCCGCAGGTGAACGCCGCCCGGGGGAGTGCCGGGACCCGGCTGCCCGGGTCAGTCACCCGCCCCGGGCACTGGACGGCGCAGGTCTGA
- a CDS encoding PIG-L deacetylase family protein — MTTTQLQPMPDDWRRALAVVAHPDDLEYGCSAAIAAWTDEGREVAYVLATRGEAGIDTIEPARCGPLREREQRASAAVVGVSEVEFLDHKDGVVEYGTALRRDIAAAIRRHRPELVITLNHRDTWGGVAWNTPDHVAVGRATLDAAGDAGNRWIFPELVEQGLDPWDGVRWVAVAGSSTPTHAVDATPGMERAVRSLLEHRTYIEVLTSEDPETYVRGFLTQHAERTGERFGGRPAVAFELFSR; from the coding sequence CTCAACTGCAGCCCATGCCCGACGACTGGCGGCGTGCCCTCGCGGTCGTGGCGCACCCGGACGACCTCGAGTACGGCTGCTCGGCGGCGATCGCGGCCTGGACCGACGAGGGCCGCGAGGTCGCCTATGTGCTCGCGACCCGGGGCGAGGCGGGCATCGACACCATCGAGCCAGCGCGGTGCGGGCCGCTGCGCGAGCGGGAGCAGCGGGCGAGCGCGGCTGTGGTCGGCGTGTCGGAGGTGGAGTTCCTCGACCACAAGGACGGCGTCGTCGAGTACGGCACCGCCCTGCGCCGCGACATCGCCGCCGCCATCCGCCGGCACAGGCCCGAGCTGGTCATCACGCTCAACCACCGCGACACCTGGGGCGGCGTCGCCTGGAACACCCCGGACCACGTGGCCGTCGGCCGGGCCACGCTGGACGCCGCCGGTGACGCCGGCAACCGGTGGATCTTCCCCGAGCTCGTCGAGCAGGGACTCGACCCCTGGGACGGAGTGCGCTGGGTCGCCGTCGCGGGTTCCAGCACGCCCACCCACGCCGTCGACGCGACGCCCGGGATGGAACGGGCGGTGCGCTCCCTGCTGGAACACCGCACCTACATCGAGGTGTTGACCAGTGAGGACCCGGAGACGTACGTGCGCGGCTTCCTGACGCAGCACGCGGAGAGGACGGGGGAGCGGTTCGGGGGCCGCCCCGCGGTGGCGTTCGAACTGTTCAGCAGATGA
- a CDS encoding TetR/AcrR family transcriptional regulator, with the protein MAANQGGRTRRRLSTEERREQLLSVGARLFSESPYDDVWIEQVAEIAGVSRGLLYHYFPTKRDFFAAVVERESERMLRMTAAVPGIPVREQLAAGLETFLEYVEAHAHGYRAFHRADAAGDQVVRRVYRRALAAQERQILAALAADPEFGPAFEDRPEVRLAVRGWLAFTTAVCLEWLRGTELGREQVRELCARALLGVLTP; encoded by the coding sequence ATGGCCGCCAACCAGGGCGGGCGCACGCGCCGCCGGCTCAGCACCGAGGAGCGCCGGGAGCAACTCCTGTCGGTCGGGGCCCGGCTGTTCTCGGAGAGCCCCTACGACGACGTGTGGATCGAGCAGGTCGCCGAGATCGCCGGGGTGTCACGCGGGCTGCTGTACCACTACTTCCCGACCAAGCGGGACTTCTTCGCGGCGGTCGTCGAACGCGAGAGCGAGCGCATGCTGCGCATGACGGCGGCGGTGCCCGGCATCCCGGTCCGCGAACAACTAGCGGCCGGACTCGAGACGTTCCTGGAGTACGTCGAGGCGCACGCGCACGGCTACCGGGCCTTCCATCGCGCCGACGCGGCCGGCGACCAGGTGGTCCGGCGGGTCTACCGGCGCGCCCTGGCCGCACAGGAGCGGCAGATCCTCGCCGCGCTCGCCGCGGACCCCGAATTCGGGCCCGCCTTCGAGGACCGGCCGGAGGTCCGGCTGGCCGTGCGCGGCTGGCTGGCGTTCACCACGGCCGTCTGCCTGGAGTGGCTGCGCGGCACGGAGTTGGGCCGGGAGCAGGTGCGCGAGCTGTGCGCGCGCGCCCTGCTCGGCGTTCTCACA
- the sigJ gene encoding RNA polymerase sigma factor SigJ, with protein MTGSEALAHRFEEHRGHLKAVAYRMLGSLSEAEDAVQEAWLKLSRTDTSDIQNLGGWLTTVTGRVCLDMLRSRTARREEPMGDTQDTVGAFVPDPVLRPLSHIDPAEEVLQADSVGLALLVVLENLTPDERLTFVLHDMFAVPFDDIAPIVERSAAATRQLASRARRRVRGATPSNEPDLGRQKQVLDAFLAASRAGDFEALVAVLHPDVLLRADSGALVRGAAASKLVQGAKSVAEQALMFAPFTLSAELVLVNGSVGMINAPEGRIQSVMGVTIADGRITDMYILADPERLRRLEAPRA; from the coding sequence ATGACAGGCAGCGAGGCACTGGCCCATCGGTTCGAGGAGCACCGAGGACACCTCAAGGCGGTGGCCTACCGCATGCTCGGATCGCTCTCCGAGGCGGAGGACGCCGTCCAGGAGGCCTGGCTGAAGCTCAGCCGCACCGACACGAGCGACATCCAGAACCTCGGCGGCTGGCTGACCACGGTGACCGGGCGGGTCTGCCTGGACATGCTGCGCTCACGCACCGCCCGCCGCGAGGAGCCGATGGGCGACACCCAGGACACCGTGGGGGCCTTCGTCCCGGACCCGGTGCTCCGGCCCCTGTCGCACATCGACCCGGCCGAGGAGGTGCTCCAGGCCGACTCCGTGGGCCTGGCCCTGCTCGTCGTGCTGGAGAACCTGACGCCCGACGAGCGGCTCACGTTCGTGCTGCACGACATGTTCGCCGTGCCGTTCGACGACATCGCGCCGATCGTGGAGCGCAGCGCCGCCGCGACCCGGCAGCTGGCGAGCCGCGCCCGGCGCCGGGTGCGTGGCGCGACGCCGTCGAACGAGCCGGACCTCGGCCGGCAGAAGCAGGTGCTCGACGCCTTCCTCGCCGCCTCGCGCGCCGGGGACTTCGAGGCACTGGTGGCCGTCCTGCATCCGGATGTGCTGCTGCGGGCCGACTCCGGCGCCCTCGTGCGGGGGGCGGCCGCCTCCAAGCTGGTCCAGGGCGCGAAGTCGGTGGCGGAGCAGGCGCTCATGTTCGCCCCGTTCACGCTGTCCGCGGAGCTGGTGCTGGTCAACGGCTCGGTCGGAATGATCAACGCACCGGAGGGCCGCATCCAGTCGGTGATGGGCGTGACGATCGCAGACGGCCGCATCACCGACATGTACATCCTGGCCGACCCCGAGCGGCTGCGGCGGCTGGAGGCGCCCCGGGCGTGA
- a CDS encoding cytochrome P450: MTQAPTRTGEPKGFRSAELGWPELERIPHPPRRIPLLGDVVGVNRSTPLQDSLRYARQLGPVFRRKAFGKEFVFVWGARHAADLADEARFAKHVGLGVANLRPVAGDGLFTAYNHEPNWQLAHEVLAPGFSRDAMAGYHPMMLDVARRLTEHWDRAAATGRAVDVPGDMTKLTLETIARTGFGHDFDSFERSRPHPFVTAMVGTLTYAQRLNTVPFPLAPLLLRSATRRNAADIAHLNHTVDELVRARRATGGGDGDLLDRMLETAHPETGERLAPQNVRRQVITFLVAGHETTSGALSFALHYLSRHPEIAARARAEVDRVWGDTAEPAYEQVARLRYVRRVLDESLRLWPTAPAFSREAREDTVLAGEHPMRRGAWALVLTPMLHRDPEVWGADAERFDPDRFDARAVRSRPPHTFKPFGTGARACIGRQFALHEATLVLGLLLRRYELRADPAYRLRVTERLTLMPEGLRLRPERRTAVPEPASDLRRPVPGAGD; the protein is encoded by the coding sequence ATGACCCAGGCGCCGACACGGACCGGGGAGCCCAAGGGTTTCCGCAGTGCCGAGCTGGGCTGGCCGGAGCTGGAGCGCATCCCTCATCCGCCGCGCCGGATCCCCCTGCTCGGCGACGTGGTGGGCGTCAACCGGAGCACTCCCCTTCAGGACTCCCTGCGCTACGCCCGCCAACTCGGGCCGGTGTTCCGGCGGAAGGCGTTCGGCAAGGAGTTCGTGTTCGTGTGGGGTGCCCGGCACGCGGCCGACCTCGCGGACGAGGCGCGGTTCGCCAAGCACGTGGGGCTCGGCGTGGCCAACCTGCGGCCGGTCGCCGGGGACGGCCTGTTCACGGCGTACAACCACGAGCCGAACTGGCAGCTGGCCCACGAGGTGCTCGCGCCGGGGTTCAGCCGCGACGCCATGGCCGGCTACCACCCGATGATGCTGGACGTCGCCCGGCGGCTGACGGAGCACTGGGACCGGGCGGCGGCGACGGGCCGGGCGGTGGACGTGCCCGGCGACATGACCAAGCTGACGCTGGAGACGATCGCGCGCACCGGCTTCGGGCACGACTTCGATTCGTTCGAGCGCTCCCGGCCGCATCCGTTCGTGACGGCCATGGTGGGCACGCTGACCTACGCGCAACGGCTCAACACCGTGCCTTTCCCGCTGGCTCCCCTGCTGCTGCGGAGCGCGACCCGCCGCAACGCGGCCGACATCGCCCACCTCAACCACACGGTCGACGAACTGGTCCGGGCCCGGCGCGCCACCGGCGGCGGCGACGGGGACCTGCTCGACCGCATGCTGGAGACCGCCCACCCCGAGACCGGGGAGCGGCTGGCGCCGCAGAACGTCCGCCGTCAGGTCATCACCTTCCTCGTCGCCGGGCACGAGACGACCTCGGGTGCGCTCTCCTTCGCCCTGCACTACCTCTCCCGTCACCCCGAGATCGCGGCCCGGGCCCGTGCCGAGGTGGACCGGGTGTGGGGGGACACGGCGGAACCCGCCTATGAGCAAGTGGCCCGGCTGCGCTACGTCCGCCGGGTGCTGGACGAGTCGCTGCGGCTGTGGCCCACCGCGCCCGCGTTCTCCCGGGAGGCCCGTGAGGACACGGTGCTGGCCGGGGAGCATCCCATGCGGCGCGGGGCCTGGGCGCTGGTGCTGACGCCGATGCTGCACCGTGACCCCGAGGTGTGGGGCGCGGACGCCGAACGGTTCGACCCGGACCGCTTCGACGCGCGGGCCGTACGGTCGCGGCCCCCGCACACCTTCAAGCCGTTCGGGACGGGCGCGCGGGCGTGCATCGGCCGTCAGTTCGCGCTGCACGAGGCCACACTGGTGCTCGGGCTGCTGCTGCGGCGCTACGAGCTGAGGGCCGACCCCGCCTACCGACTGCGCGTGACGGAGCGGCTGACGCTGATGCCGGAGGGACTGCGGCTGCGCCCGGAGCGGCGCACCGCGGTGCCGGAGCCGGCCTCAGACCTGCGCCGTCCAGTGCCCGGGGCGGGTGACTGA